The following proteins come from a genomic window of Pseudomonas sp. MAG733B:
- a CDS encoding efflux RND transporter periplasmic adaptor subunit — MQFKPAVTALVAAVALASLLSGCKKEEAPPAAPPPQVGVVTLQPQTFTLTSDLPGRTSAYRIAEVRPQVNGIILKRLFKEGSDVKAGQQLYQIDPSIYEATQKSAEANLRSTKSISDRYQQLVNEQAVSRQEYDTAVANRLQSEAALQTAQINVRYTKVYAPLTGRIGRSTVTEGALVSNAQTEAMAVIQQLDPIYVDVTQSSVELLQLRRDLETGRLQKAGDNAATVKLTLEDGSQYKLDGKLEFSEVSVDQTTGSVTLRAVFPNPDHTLLPGMFVHAQLQAGVNSAAILAPQQGVTRDLKGTPTALVVGPDNKVELRQLKASRTVGNQWLIEDGLKAGDRLITEGLQFVKPGIEVKASDATNVAAKNPAPAQAADKASSGKGE; from the coding sequence ATGCAATTCAAGCCAGCTGTTACCGCTCTGGTCGCCGCCGTCGCCCTGGCATCGCTGCTCAGCGGATGCAAAAAGGAAGAAGCTCCACCGGCCGCACCACCGCCTCAGGTCGGCGTCGTCACCCTTCAGCCGCAAACGTTTACGCTCACCTCGGATTTGCCGGGGCGCACCAGCGCGTACCGCATTGCCGAGGTTCGTCCGCAGGTCAACGGCATCATTCTCAAGCGTCTGTTCAAGGAAGGCAGCGACGTCAAGGCCGGCCAGCAGCTGTATCAGATCGATCCATCGATCTATGAAGCGACCCAGAAAAGCGCCGAAGCCAACCTGCGTTCGACCAAGTCGATTTCCGATCGCTACCAGCAACTGGTCAACGAACAGGCCGTGAGCCGCCAGGAATACGACACGGCCGTGGCCAACCGCCTGCAATCGGAAGCCGCGCTGCAAACGGCCCAGATCAATGTGCGCTACACCAAGGTCTACGCGCCACTGACCGGTCGTATCGGTCGATCTACGGTCACCGAAGGCGCGCTGGTCAGCAATGCCCAGACCGAGGCGATGGCCGTGATCCAGCAACTCGACCCGATCTACGTCGACGTGACCCAGTCCTCGGTAGAGCTGCTGCAACTGCGCCGTGACCTGGAAACCGGTCGCCTGCAAAAGGCCGGCGACAACGCCGCGACCGTCAAGCTGACCCTCGAAGACGGCAGCCAGTACAAACTCGACGGCAAGCTGGAGTTCTCCGAAGTTTCGGTTGACCAGACTACTGGCTCCGTGACGCTGCGCGCCGTGTTCCCGAACCCTGATCACACGCTGCTGCCGGGCATGTTCGTCCACGCCCAGTTGCAGGCCGGTGTGAACAGCGCGGCGATCCTGGCCCCGCAACAAGGCGTGACGCGCGACCTCAAAGGCACACCGACCGCACTGGTCGTCGGGCCGGACAACAAGGTCGAACTGCGTCAGCTCAAGGCCAGCCGCACCGTCGGCAACCAGTGGCTGATCGAAGACGGTCTGAAAGCCGGCGATCGCCTGATTACCGAAGGCCTGCAATTCGTCAAACCTGGCATTGAAGTCAAGGCCAGCGATGCGACCAACGTAGCCGCAAAGAACCCGGCCCCCGCACAGGCAGCTGACAAGGCTTCCAGCGGCAAAGGGGAGTAA
- the emhR gene encoding efflux system transcriptional repressor EmhR, whose protein sequence is MVRRTKEEAQETRSQILEAAEKAFYERGVARTTLADIATLAGVTRGAIYWHFSNKADLVQAMLDTLHEPLEEMAKASESEDELDPLGCMRKLLIHLFHQIALDPKTRRINEILFHKCEFTDEMCDLRQQRVAASLDCNVRIGLALSNAVNRGQLPENLDTARAAISLHAFIDGILYQWLLAPDSFQLHIEAERWVDTGLDLLRFSPSLRK, encoded by the coding sequence ATGGTTCGTCGCACCAAAGAGGAAGCTCAAGAAACCCGTAGCCAGATACTCGAAGCGGCCGAGAAAGCCTTTTACGAGCGGGGCGTGGCCCGAACCACCCTGGCGGATATCGCGACCCTGGCCGGCGTCACGCGTGGGGCTATCTACTGGCATTTCAGCAACAAGGCGGATCTGGTGCAGGCCATGCTCGACACCTTGCACGAGCCGCTGGAAGAAATGGCCAAGGCCAGCGAGAGCGAAGACGAACTCGATCCGTTGGGCTGCATGCGCAAATTGTTGATTCATTTGTTTCATCAAATTGCACTGGACCCGAAAACCCGGCGCATCAACGAAATTCTGTTTCATAAGTGCGAATTCACCGATGAAATGTGCGACCTGCGCCAACAGCGCGTGGCAGCCAGCCTCGACTGCAATGTGCGGATCGGCCTGGCCTTGAGTAACGCAGTGAATCGCGGGCAGTTGCCGGAAAACCTCGACACCGCCCGAGCGGCCATCAGCCTGCACGCCTTTATCGATGGCATCCTGTATCAGTGGCTGTTGGCCCCCGACAGCTTTCAACTGCACATCGAGGCCGAACGTTGGGTTGATACCGGACTGGATCTATTGCGCTTCAGCCCCAGCCTGCGCAAGTGA
- a CDS encoding alkene reductase: MTTIFDPIKLGDLELANRIIMAPLTRCRADEGRVPNALMAEYYVQRASAGLILSEATSVTPMGVGYPDTPGIWSNDQVRGWANVTKAIHGAGGKIFLQLWHVGRVSHSSYLNGEAPVAPSAIQPKGHVSLVRPLSDYPTPRALETAEIADIVDAYRTGAENAKAAGFDGVEIHGANGYLLDQFLQSSTNQRTDNYGGSLENRARLLLEVTDAAIEVWGAGRVGVHLSPRADSHDMGDENLAETFTYVARELGKRGIAFICSREKEGADSLGPQIKEAFGGPYIINERFTKDSANAWLASGKADAVAFGVPFIANPDLPARLKADAPLNEARPELFYAKGPVGYIDYPTL, translated from the coding sequence ATGACGACAATTTTCGATCCGATCAAACTGGGCGACCTCGAGTTGGCCAACCGCATCATCATGGCCCCGCTGACCCGCTGCCGCGCCGACGAAGGCCGTGTGCCGAACGCGCTGATGGCCGAGTACTACGTGCAACGCGCCAGCGCCGGGTTGATCCTCAGCGAAGCGACTTCGGTCACGCCAATGGGCGTCGGCTACCCGGACACCCCGGGTATCTGGTCCAACGACCAGGTGCGTGGCTGGGCCAACGTGACCAAGGCGATCCATGGCGCGGGCGGCAAGATCTTCCTGCAACTGTGGCACGTGGGCCGGGTTTCGCACTCGTCCTATCTCAACGGTGAAGCGCCGGTTGCACCAAGCGCCATCCAGCCCAAAGGTCACGTCAGCCTGGTTCGCCCACTGTCCGACTACCCGACCCCGCGCGCCCTGGAAACCGCTGAAATCGCCGACATCGTCGACGCCTACCGCACCGGCGCCGAGAACGCCAAGGCCGCCGGTTTCGACGGCGTGGAAATTCACGGCGCCAACGGTTACCTGCTCGACCAGTTCCTGCAAAGCAGCACCAACCAGCGCACCGACAACTACGGCGGCTCACTGGAAAACCGTGCACGCCTGCTGCTGGAAGTGACCGACGCCGCGATCGAAGTCTGGGGCGCCGGCCGCGTCGGTGTGCACCTGTCACCTCGTGCCGATTCCCATGACATGGGCGACGAGAATCTGGCCGAAACCTTCACCTACGTCGCCCGTGAACTGGGCAAGCGTGGCATCGCGTTCATTTGCTCGCGCGAGAAAGAAGGCGCCGACAGCCTTGGCCCGCAAATCAAGGAAGCCTTCGGCGGCCCGTACATCATCAACGAACGCTTCACCAAGGACAGCGCCAACGCTTGGCTGGCCAGCGGCAAGGCTGATGCGGTCGCTTTCGGCGTCCCGTTCATTGCCAACCCGGACCTGCCTGCTCGCTTGAAAGCCGACGCGCCGCTGAATGAAGCGCGCCCGGAACTGTTCTACGCCAAGGGCCCGGTCGGCTACATCGACTACCCGACGCTGTAA
- a CDS encoding MFS transporter → MPLSLLILALSAFAIGTTEFVIMGLLPDVAADLGVSIPGAGWLVTGYALGVAIGAPFMALATARLPRKAALVALMGIFIIGNLLCAVASDYNVLMFARVVTALCHGAFFGIGSVVAAGLVPANKRASAVALMFTGLTLANVLGVPLGTALGQEAGWRSTFWAVTVIGVIALIGLIRFLPAKRDEEKLDMRAELRALKGAGIWLSLSMTALFAASVFTLFTYVAPLLGEVTGVSPRGVTWTLMLIGLGLTVGNIIGGKMADKGLAATLIGVFIAMAVVSTVLTWTSVALIPTEITLFLWATACFAAVPALQVNVVTYGKAAPNLVSTLNIGAFNVGNALGAWVGGSVIAHGFGLTSVPLAAAALAVLALLVTLITFRQNGNPELAPATN, encoded by the coding sequence ATGCCCCTCTCGCTACTCATCCTCGCGTTGAGCGCCTTCGCCATCGGCACCACCGAGTTCGTCATCATGGGCTTGCTGCCCGATGTGGCGGCCGACCTCGGTGTGTCGATCCCCGGTGCCGGCTGGCTGGTGACCGGTTACGCCCTGGGCGTGGCCATCGGTGCGCCGTTCATGGCGCTGGCTACCGCCAGGCTGCCACGCAAGGCTGCACTGGTGGCGTTGATGGGCATTTTCATCATCGGCAACCTGCTCTGCGCAGTCGCCAGTGACTACAACGTGCTGATGTTTGCCCGTGTGGTCACGGCCCTGTGTCACGGTGCCTTCTTCGGTATCGGCTCAGTCGTAGCCGCCGGCCTGGTGCCTGCGAACAAGCGTGCTTCGGCCGTGGCCCTGATGTTCACCGGTCTGACCCTGGCCAACGTGCTCGGCGTGCCACTGGGCACCGCGCTCGGTCAGGAAGCCGGCTGGCGTTCGACCTTCTGGGCAGTGACCGTCATTGGTGTGATTGCGCTGATCGGCCTGATCCGCTTCCTGCCGGCCAAGCGCGATGAAGAAAAACTCGACATGCGTGCCGAACTGCGCGCCCTCAAAGGCGCCGGTATCTGGTTGTCGCTGAGCATGACCGCACTGTTCGCCGCGTCGGTGTTCACCCTGTTCACTTACGTTGCGCCACTGCTGGGTGAAGTCACCGGCGTCTCGCCCCGTGGCGTGACCTGGACATTGATGCTCATCGGCCTGGGCCTGACGGTCGGCAACATCATCGGCGGCAAGATGGCCGACAAGGGCCTGGCCGCGACGTTGATCGGCGTGTTCATCGCCATGGCCGTGGTGTCCACCGTGTTGACCTGGACCAGCGTCGCGCTGATCCCGACCGAAATCACCCTGTTCCTCTGGGCCACCGCGTGTTTTGCCGCCGTGCCTGCCCTGCAAGTCAACGTGGTGACTTACGGCAAAGCAGCACCGAACCTGGTTTCGACCCTGAACATCGGCGCCTTCAACGTCGGCAACGCCTTGGGCGCCTGGGTCGGCGGCAGCGTCATCGCCCACGGTTTCGGCCTGACCAGCGTGCCGCTCGCGGCAGCCGCACTCGCGGTACTCGCCTTGCTGGTGACCCTGATTACTTTCCGCCAGAACGGCAATCCCGAGCTGGCTCCTGCTACCAACTGA